A stretch of DNA from Sylvia atricapilla isolate bSylAtr1 chromosome 3, bSylAtr1.pri, whole genome shotgun sequence:
AGCTAGGTGAGGAAGGGTTAGTGACAGCAGATGTGAGGGGGCAGCAAAGGATTCTGTGTGCTCAGTGCCttcctgtgccaggctgcaACAACCCCAGCTACTCTATACTCTCAGTTTGCAGAAGGAATGTAAGCATTAACAGCTCTAGCAGCCCTTGAGCCAAGCACCCACCAGGACCATGCTCACTTTTTGCCTCTTCTCCATTCTCCTGCTTGCAGGAGACAAAAGgcacctgctccagccctggatcACTACCTTCCTCCAAACTCAGTGCTAGTGACCAAAGTCACCCTCAGCCTCAGAGCAAGTCTAGACAGGTTCAGGTTGCCCCGTCTGTGCCTCAGCTAACACCATCTCAGAGAtgggctctccctgcagcacagtcTCTTTGCAGCTGACCTCCACTGCTCAGCTGCAAAGACCTGCCTTTTATCCCCTCTGCTTGGCCAGAGCCTGCTGAGGGCACGAGACCAGGAGAGGGAGACAGCAAAGATGCTGGCTACAGACTATTCCTGTGCCCtgcagtcagtcagtcagtcacAGACACAACAGGcatatcacacacacacacagccctgcccaggctcagcATCGTCAGTGGCACGGTGCAGGACAGACAGCCAAATGGCTCTCACAGGCTGGGTGAGCCCGAGATGGGGCTGAGGCTCTCAGCCAGGGCCTCCAGAGCGGAGTAGCAGGGAGAGATGTTAATAAGGTTACAAGCCTAAGATTAAGGGCAGACCAGGACCAGTTCATGCTGTGCACTGCCAGGGCTTGGCAGCTCCCTAGAAGCAGGAGCCCTCAGCTGGGAATATCTGTTCTGTACACCAGAAGCCAGACCCAGACACGCACCTTTGAGGGCTGGCTGGCTCATGCCAGGAAGGGGGAAGGAATGTGCAGGGAATGAATGGAGGCAGACAAGGATGCCACGACAGGCCACGCAGGGACAGCCCTCAGCCAGGCTGTCCCTCCCCTCTGGCAGCCGGCTGAGGCCATTCTTGATGGTGTCTTGTACTTACCCCGCTCCATTCCACGCCCATACTCACTTCCTCGCTACCGTCTGTGGCATTCTCGTACTTGACGCTGCCCCCCAGGCTCCGATGTCTCTCTGTGCCGTCCCCCTCCTTCAGGATCTCCACCACCTTCGTCTGGTTGATTGGGTCAATGCCCTGCAAAAAGGAAAGGATAAGGAAGAgctgtgttttgtctttctgtgccctgtccctctAGAGATCCACTGTGCCGTCACTGTGCTTGGTTCCTGCTCCCTCTCTTGGCCACTGCCCCATCGCAGCCAAAACTGCCCAGCACAACCAGGATGGAGCTAAATGCCATCCTGCACTTGGCAGTCTCTGCTTAAACTCCCAGCTCAGTGAGTCACCACAAAGCCATAACCAACCCTGTGGAACAAGGGCTTGCTACTGCAAAGCTGACAGCTTTTTCCTTCACATTCTGAAGTATGAAGGATTCAACTGTCCTTCAGTCTTTTGTGCTAGGTGCTTACAGCTCCTGCTTTATTATTTGAGGACTGAGAGCAGTTTAAGGCAAGAGGTACTCTTAAAAAATTCTAGGTATTTTTTGCCTCTGGACAGAAAAATCAGCATGGAAAAGGCATCCCAGGAAGTGTGGTTCTCCCCACTAGCTGACAAAGCCCAGTAAGCTGCCTTAACCCAGCTGCAGTATTTCTGCACTCAGTGAGCCAAGCCTTCCCCATGCGTGGACATCTGCTCCACCCCACACACGTGTGGGCCTCTGAACAAACGCATCCCCAACAACCAAGGTCCTCTGGGTCATGGGAACGCAAACCAAGAACATCAGAGAGGCCCAGGAGGatccctcagcacagcccaagcacaggcagtgccccagggtgccacccccagccctgccatgccCCCACAGCAGGGGAGGTCCCTGGGGTTACCTGTCGTCGTGAGCGCACTGCGCACTCCTCCAAGGTCTCGGCTGCCTCCAGCTTGCCCTGGCGCCGGTAGAGAGCACCCAGGTTCCTCAGGGTGGTGTTCACAGTTGGGCTGAGGTGACACAGGGAAGGTGAGCAGGAGCCCTGGGGTCACCCCTCCACAGCTGCCCACAGAACAGCTCTTACCTGCTAACCTTGCAGGCCTTGTACCAGCCACCATACTCTGCATAGGGAGTGCTGTCTCTGTGCTTGCTCTGCAGGGTGAGGAGAGAAGAGAGCTGTTAGTTCCACACCAACTGCCcttctctgccctgtgctctgccactgGATGGTGGGGCCAGACCCCAGGTTGCACCCTTGGTCTCAACTCCAACTTGGGTTTCTCCAGGATTGGTGCTACAGCACGTGCAGATTCTCTGGAGCAGAGCCTTTGCAGTACAGCAACCAGAACAGCGTAAAGCTGAGCAGTGCCCTGCACTGGGAGCCATGCAGAGTGGTTCAATGGGAAGGCACAGGATGCTGTGGGAAGCACCTGCCAGTGCTCTGCTTTCAGGGCTGACAGGATGGGACTCATCAGTCACTAAGTCAAGCCTGCCAGACTGCTGCCTCAACACTGTAGGGTTGGGGCCTGCTCTGAGggtggaagaaaaggaaaaacagacagGCCCTCACACTTGGCAAAAGCAAAGGCATGACTGCTGCATTTATtgaccacagagcagagcctgggctgcaggagaaatAGTAGATTTGCTTTTCAGCCTACTGCAAGGCAAGCACAGTCTATTTCTATCCTCTTTCAGAGGTCAGCTAGGGCCCACCCTGTGCAGAGACCTTTTTCAGATATGGCTACAGTTCCTAAGCAaagtgacagcagcagtttctTCTTGACCTCCATTTTTCCCTAGACAGCCTGAGAGCTGCTTCAGAAGCCACTTCTGCTCTGGGTACTGGCAGCTCTTTGGAACAGACTGCCAAGGCCTTGCAGCACAACCCTCTGCCATCTGTCATCTTCCATCATCTGCATGCCCAAGAGGGATCAATCACTAAAGCAGAGAGAGACTGCAGCCATGGCTGAGAGACTGAACAGCCCTGCCCAAGGAAAAACACCCTGCTCTCTGATGGgccttccctctctgctggcccagggagcagcagtgctgtgtccccacTCTCCAGACACCTCCTGGCCTTGGCAGCTCTtcaggctgcagcttctccaggaaGGAGGAGATAAGAGAAGATCAAACCCCTTGGGATCAGACTCACCTTGCtcatctcctctctctcctctgcatGCATCCAGATTGGCTTGTGCTCATCTGTGTGGGGAAGAATGCAGAACAGGTCCACTCACCACCCCACACTGCTGTTTGCCTCCTGTACAGCCCAGCACTCTGGCCCCAGAGCTAGAACCTCATCAGAGGGAAGGGACACTCCAGATCCTCCCCCCAGTCCCCAGCCCAGAGTCCAAGAAAGACAATTGACATTGCAATGGCAAgacaagggaaggaaagaacaagTCCTCCCAGCAGAAGAACATGTGCCAGGTGCACAGGAGAAGCTTCAGCCTATGTTTGAGCACAATTCTGTCATTTACTATCCCCAACCCTGTAAAGACTGGGTTGAGACCCCTGAGAAAAGAGGGGGAACAGCATAACACACTAGAATGGCAGCTGCCAATCTCAAGGGCTGCCCAAAGCAGGGGCCCTACAAGGCATCCCATCCCTCAGTCTGGGCACCACCAGAACCAGACAAGCCTAGGCTGAGAGCCAGGAAacccccaccccagccccaaGGGCTCCTGCTGTACAAACCATCCACAGAGCCAAACTCCTTCACGTGAGCACGGGTAAGGATCTCCTTATACAGCACCTCTGCATCTTTGTATTTGCCTTGCTTCAGGTAACAGGAAGCCtgcaaccaaaacaaaacagctccagccccactggGAAACAGATTAACTGTGCCCACCTCCTGCAGCTATTGCTCTGTCTCTAAGCACCAGGCAGTGCTCacctctcccagagcagccctccccaaaacccagggcctctccccagtgccTCACCAGGTTGTTCTTTGTCTTGGCCACGTTGGGGTCATCAGGACCCAGGCAGCTCTCGTAGATCTCCAGGGCCCGGCAGTAATAGTACTCCACCTCATCATACTTGCCCTGGTTCTGGCACAACAGGGCCAGGTTGTTCAGCTGCTTGGCCACATCAGGATGGTCTTTGCCTAGAACCTGGGTGAACAAAATAAGAGAAGCCACAAAGACTGCAGCAGACTCTTGGAGTGAAAAGATACTGGAGTCCCCCAGCACATGCCTATGTCAGACAAAAGCCAAGGTCTGGAGAGGCAAGGAGGAGAAATTCCACCTTCCACCTCCTGGCAGGCCTCTCTAGGCCTGCAAACACTGGAGAGACAAGAAACGTGGTGGTAGAATCAGCAGCTGAACGGACTAGATAGGCCCTGGATCTCCCACATGCACTGAGGCCACAGAGAGAGCTGAAAGGAGACTTGTACCTTCTCACGGATCTCCAGGGCTCGCTTACACAGTGGCTCTGCCTCTTTGTACTTCCCCCTCTTGCCATAGAGAACAGCCAGATTGTTCAAAGTCGCTGCCACCTACAGAGACAGAAGGCTCTCCGTGAAACAACGCAAATTCCAGCTGGACAAAACAAGGGGCACAAGCAACAGTAACAGTGAGTGCCCCATTTCCTTCATGCCTGCAGTACTGCTGCCGAGAGGAAAAGGTCCAGAGACAGAAGGCTGCCCTGCCTATATCACAGGATCCAAGAGAAGCCAACTCCTTACAGGCCATACTGAACCAGGCAGCAGGAAATACTGAAGCAGTAAAACACTCCTTGAActgtgccccagcagctcccaaaggTGAAGAAGTGACTGAACGAGGAGAGAGAAACTCACTGCTGGGTGGTCTTTGCCTAGAGTCTTCTCACGGATGGAAAGAGCATCATTCAAGAGGTGTGCTGCTTCTTTGTATTTGTTCTGATCCCTGCAGTGCAAAGTCAACCAGTTATTTGGGATTTGGACACtacagcccagagcaggcaaAGTGATGAACAGTGCTCCTTCTACACAGACCCAGCTTTCACAGCCCTTTAATTTCTCCATTCCTCCCTGCTTTTCCAGTCCCTAGTTATATCTGGGAGTTTGTCAAACCAAATACCCCACCTAGGCCAAAGCCATTCTGAAAGGCAAACCACTGGCAGCTTGGGGAGCCCAGGATGTGCTGTAAAAGGAAATAGGAGATGCAGAAAGCTgtcctggcccagccctgccccaccacGGTCACCTGTACACTAGTGCTAGAATGTTAAGCATGGTAGCCACATCAGGGTGATCATGGCCTGATGTCTTCTCCAGGTCCTCCAGTGCCTGCTTGCAGAGTGGCACAGCCACCTCGTAGCGTCCCTGGGAGGCATACTGGATGACAAGGTTGTGGAGGGTGCGCAAGCGTGCAGGAATCTCATATCCACCCTGCTGGGCAGCTGCCACggcactgctgtgctggtggggcACTGTGggcacagaaataaacacagcacAGTTGGCCCAGCAGGCTtgaacagggacagggcagcaccCACGTATGAGCAGACACTTACATCCAGGACCATGCTCCTCCTCTTCATTCGGGAATAGGTCATCCAGAGAGTCCTTGGTGGAGTcaccctccttctcctcctgagAGGATGAGAATCACAAATAATGGTGGTtcccagcagagacagcagcagcctgggctgagtCAGTGCCAAACTCTCAGCCTTTCTGCAGCCCATCAACACACtcaatttctgctgctgtctctgtcaCCATCTCCCCTCACAAAATCCACAGACTCTGCCCCATGCAGGCCCCCTTTAGCTACAGGCATTGCTGTGCACAGGAAGGGGGAAAATCCAGGGCAAGGTAGGCAGTTCTCCCAGTCCCACAAAAGCAGCTGCCCAAAAGGACTGGGGCATACCGAAGGTGAGACATCCTCATCATACTTCTTCAGCTGGTTCATGAACTCAAGgtgtttcttctcctcctccagctgagcCACAGTCTGCTCACTGcgctgcagcttctgctgggTGTTGGCAAGCTCATCACGCAGCCACTGgttctcctggcacagcctccGCACCTGAGCACGCAGCTTCTGCTTCTCGGACTCCACGGCGTTCAGGTGGTTGGACAATGCCATCATCACCTTGTTAAGAGTCTCAGTCAGTAACAACCACAGTCTTGTCTCTTCCTCATGTGCACCTTAGGGGCCACCCATGTTAGCCTTCTACACTtagccccttcccacccctgcAGCTTATGGGAAATGGCCACATGCCTACCCTTCCTCTGTCAATCCCAGATAACACCTCGGGGATCACCCACCACTCTCACCTGAGCTTCTCCAAGCCCCAGTTCTATCATCTCCACTGACTTGCGGAGCAGGTTGGACTTCTCGTGCACGAGATTGGCTTCTTCATCCTTCTTCAGGCACTTGATGGTCTCCAGCAAGCTGTGCAGGATGGAGTTATGTTCATTCTTGAGTGCTTCCAGGCCTTGCATTACCAGCTTGGTGTTGGAAATTATCTCCTCTTGGCTCAGCTTGTCCAGCTTCTCCTCCCTTGGGTACACCATGGTGGACATagtcctgctcctgcagccctgcacagagaCCGAGACAAAACCTGAGTGCTCCAGGGCTGTTTCAGAGAGCCACAACCAGACACAAATACCACAACCTCCTTCAAGCAGTCAGAGACAGCATTTAACTGATTGCCTCCTCTAAGCCCTTCTCCTTCatcttcccctctccctttggcagcaggcagctgtcAGGGCACATGCTTCTGCTTCTGTGGCTGAGAATGTtggcagccagcacaggtgACCCACGTGGGACAGGAGACAAAAAGGCTACAACCAGCGGTGACCTCCAACACCCCCACATTCACAGCAGGGGGAAGACTAATTTAGCTTCCATTTAAGAACAGAGATTTGTGGTTGGCAGCTGGGGTTGCAATATATACGCCTTCTGCCCACAGACCACTGATGCAGAGAGGCTGTCAGAGCTCAGTACCTCttctgcagaagaaaggaaacacaaagtGGAGGGATGCCAGCTcaaagctttctgctttttcaaaggaaaatcaCCTAGAAGAGTATCTCAGAGGCATCAGTGGTATTACTGTGCCAAAATACTGTGCCAGAAGAGTACCACCTGAGGATCACAGCCTCCATCTTCATCtaccctgctgccaccccaaGGACTACTCAGGATGGCCTAAGAACTCTGTActccttccctgtcctgttCCCCCCAGACATACCATGGGAAAGGACTCAGCTACTGCCTTTGCACAGGGACACCAAGCACTACAACCCACAGTGTTAGTGCGGCTGCAAGATCCCTGCATACAAAGTCCAGCAGCTAGGGAAACACCACAGGCCAGAGGCTGACACAAGGGGCAGGCAAGACCCTGGCTGCTCCATGATTCACTcatccagcacagccacccacCAGCTAGGCCACCCCATCAGCCTCCTCACATTACTCAACAGTAAAGCCACCTCCTACCCTGCTATCAAGTCACTCCAAAAACAGCCTCCTGCAAggccctgcacaggcagcacctgcccagcagcacctctTTTCtacctgcagctggcagaggccTCTGCAACCTGAGTGCCCAGGCCCTGCTGTCAGGAAGCTGGCAAACTGCCCAGAAGCTacacaggaggagaggagggaattGCTGCCAGGAGATCTGCCTCTGACCTCCTGCTGGACCCACCTCTGCATGGTTTGAGCTCTTTGTTCAGCAGTTGCCTTGTGCCTGTTTTACTGAGAGAACAGAAATACTGTCCCAGCTACAGGAACAGAGCAAGCAGGGATGCCCTTTCTGGCAGGGGTCCTCTTCTCCTCACCTGTGCACTCTGCCCAAGTGCCAGGGAGCTACTGGGGAACAGGCCCTGAGCAACAGAgaggcccagctccctcctcacTGCAGCTCTTAAAGTGAAGGTGACAAacagcactgggacagctgTTTTAAGTACACACATCTCATTATTAAACCCACTCATCTCCTCCTCTTTAGCCTCACTCTTCCTCCAGTTGTTTTAGAGGCCTGAACTCTCCTCTCAACTCTTCTTTGGTTTCTGTTCCCATGATGTACATCCATCCCTAAGGAAGGCAGGCAAAGCCTCAACAGTGGAGACCTGACTGAACTGTCAGCAGGGCAGAAACACCTCATGTCTCTTGGAGACTGGATTTCTGTTCACACCTCTGAACAAGAACTGAGTCATCCTCCCACAAAGTCACAATGCTGACTTCACATTCACTTCATGATCTAGCATCAGCACCAACTCTGAGTCATTTTCACTGTATCTTTTGGGTATCTGTCATGCTCCACATGCAGTTAACCCTGCACATTGGGCATTTTATACCAAAACAGTCTCACCTGGACCATGACTTAGGCCAGTTTGCTTTGGAGAAGACGATATGTTAAGAATAGCATGAAAAACCTCATTAAGGTCAGGATAGAGGACACAGGCTactgtttcaaaataaagaCTAGGTGTGCTGAGAGTTGGTTGCCACTTGTATCCTATCTTCCAAACTCATTCTCCAGAAACTGGTATTTGGTCAACAGTTCCCCTGGTTATTCTTTTCCCCACCTTTCTAACATGCCTGGAGTGCAATCAAGTgctaaagaaataaagaaagccTTGCTTAATGCAGACTTCTGCGGGTGAGCATAACTCAGGAAGAAATGTGCAACAACTCCCAGCCCTAGAGAAAAGCGGCAGGCAGCCCGAAGTGTGTTAGTGCTGCCTCATCTGGCCAAGCACTCTCATGCTCTGAAATAGGTCCAGACAGCTTCCCAGGAAGGCTCAGCAGGCACTTACCTCTTCCACAGAGCCCAAGGTAATAAGTGCTAAAGGATTAAAATGGCCCCATCACTGGTTCCAACTTACAGGGAAACACACTCCAACCAACTCACTTGCAAACAGGGAAACAGGCAAGTGGGAGGTCTCTGGACCACAGGCAATGATTGGGACACAAGAAAATACCCAGGAACAGCCTCATATACCAAACATACAAAAAACTAGAACTCTGCTCTAAAACTCTCACAGCTGAGCAGTACAATTCCCTATGGGTACTGGGCCAATTGTGAAATGCACACAGTTTTCATGGCAGCAAAACTTATGTCCATACAGGGATCTTGCTGCTGTCTTTAAGAAGTACAATACAGACAGTTTGAGAAGAGGAACATGTTACAGGATAAAAAGTCACCAGACCTCACACCTTGCTAGGTAAGAGAGTCAGGCAGGCAAGACCCAGATCCATAGAAAATCAGCCTCATTAATTCCACTGTACACAGAACTACTCCCCAACTGTGAAACTGCTGTGTGTTAAACCATCAGCATCTCTGCTACAGCAACATTCCCTCTTCAGCccttccagcagaaaatgttcATGTGTTTCACAGTCTTCACAATCAACTTGTTTTTTGAAACTGCGAAGATTTCagactgagaaggaaaaataaatcaaaacatcCGCAGCACATAAGACTTACCCTACTCTGCAACTACATCCTCAGATCCTTCAAGGCATCCCGgtagaggattttttttctttcactggcTGTGCAAACATCTGCAACAACCTCGGCCTTTCTCCCCTAGAGTGACATCCTGGAAGCATAGCTCTGCTAGGTACCAACATGTTTTCATGTTCAACAGTGGGCAGAGGCTTGTCCAAGCTGAACAGAGGGTGCAAAACCTAAGAACAACACACAGCTGCtcaacaagaaaacaaagaggagaCTGCTGAGAAGTCATTTGAATGCTGCTATCTCTTGTACAGCAAAGGAAAGCAACAAGCACCAGTGAGACCTGACTTAACCTTCCAAAGCAGGAATCTCCCTCCAAAGCACTCATTTGTAGttctcccctgtgctggcaggtcTATACTCAGTGTTCAGCCCTCCAAAGAGGAAACACTCACTATGGCAGCCAACACCAAGGTCAGgcaggctgaggctgctgtAGATGCACTCTTCCTACTCCTTCACATTCAGTAAGGGGCACTGAACGTCCTTTATCCAGGCAGAAAACACTCGGAGGTtttctgcagagaggaggagaccCATCATCGTTTGCCATTTGCAGGGTGGGGCTCAGATTGGAATAGGAAGAATGCTTTTCCACCAAGCTCCTGGAGAGATGGAGAGCCCTGTTCCCAGCTtatgctgctgcagtgctcatGGACCCgcaggtgtcccagcccaggtCTCCACCCGCCGGTTTCCACTCTAGTTGGCACGTCTTCCCTATTTACAGTGagctgctggaacaggctgccgTTCCAACAACACCCATCTCAtctcccctctcctgctcccctttggaggacagggagggaaCATGCGTGCACTGGGCtttgtggcagctgcagcaatCAGCCGGGAATCCATCAGCAAGTACATCCTGCCAGGCACAAACCTTCCTCCTGTATTCAAGTGCATAACCGCGAAATCGCTAAGCATCAGCAATTTCAGCAGCtcatttttctgcctctcaaaACTGCTCCCACACGCGAGACCTTTGAGAGGAAAGAGCTGGAAGCTTCACTGCTTCTATCTTCAACCCATAACATCTACAGAGATCCCAGAATAAATGGGTCCAAGTGAATCTTATAGCTTAGGTTATGATGCCTAATGCCAGAAGACTATGGGGATGGCAGAGGAGAAGCACTGGGGAAATCAGGAGTGCACTACAATACACTGAGGACATAGAACTCAGGTCTGCAAACAACTCAGTGCAGTTCACTGCCTCTCTGCATGCACAAGACAATAACTGCAGATGGTCTGCCAGCACTTTCTGCAAAGAAGTGAAActgattttcagcagcaaattcTTCCGTAAGAGGTGATTCCAGGATATAAGTGACGTAAGGTAGCTGCAGAAAGACAGTTGGGTTCTGGAAAAAGCTTCCTGTGGAAAAGAGTAAGTCTGACCCACAGCAAGAACAAGTGGCCACATTTGGGAGATAGATAGCAATGGTTTCCATTTAGAAATGGAAACATAAGGCTTTGTCTTGCTTCATCATAATTATCCCAGTCTCCTCCTGTGAGACATGCTTTTGCTACTGGAGATCTAGCAAGGTTATACATTtgggaagcaaaataaaagcagggagggttttttggtttgttttccattggACCTCTGCCAGCTCATTACCGTTGAGCAACAAAGGGTCACTGGAATGACTGGTTGACCTCCAATGAAGCTAGAAGTGACACTGCAAATAAGACAGCAAGTCTTCTCTCTTAAGGGACaccacaacaaaaccccaaccaaccaataCTTTggatgctgaaaaataaaagtggtaAATAGCAAAAGAGTGACAGAGTTGCAGCCATCACAGAGGCTGTGTCATGAGCACAAATCTTCCCATTTTGATACCACAGTGTCAGAGAGCAAACAGATTGTAGGAGATTACAGCCAGCTGTGCAGAGCCTCGGagctgcacagccaggacacactGACACTGCCAGGAGCACCTGCACACTGACACACCAGTCCTATAGAAGCCACTGGGACTAGGCTTCTTCTAGGCTTCGCTACCCTAGGTCACCTGGAGCAGAACCACAGGAAAGGGGACAAACCGGTGCTGCTGGGCTCCACATCCGAGCTGCtatttccagagctgctctaATACGGGCCAAACAAGAAATGCAGAGGTTCACAcgaggcacagagcaggaatgGTGCTCTGTGATACTTGCTATGGTTGCCAGAAATGCCTGGATGGTCCCTGAGAGCCACTAAGAACACCCAAAGTGGACATCAGTAAGCAGTCAGCATCCTGGGAAGTCATACCCAACATACCTCTGAGCTGAAATTTTAAAGTCAAAAGCTGTCACTCAAACTCTAATGTCCATAACATTCTCTGCCACCAGTTGTCTCATAAGTTTCTACACCTCATTGCCAAAAAAGAGGGCACCTAGAGTCCCATCTTCTGCCCAAAGTTCTTTCCCAATGCCAGCCTCCAGCCTGGACTTTTCTTGC
This window harbors:
- the KLC4 gene encoding kinesin light chain 4 isoform X1, which codes for MSTMVYPREEKLDKLSQEEIISNTKLVMQGLEALKNEHNSILHSLLETIKCLKKDEEANLVHEKSNLLRKSVEMIELGLGEAQVMMALSNHLNAVESEKQKLRAQVRRLCQENQWLRDELANTQQKLQRSEQTVAQLEEEKKHLEFMNQLKKYDEDVSPSEEKEGDSTKDSLDDLFPNEEEEHGPGLPHQHSSAVAAAQQGGYEIPARLRTLHNLVIQYASQGRYEVAVPLCKQALEDLEKTSGHDHPDVATMLNILALVYRDQNKYKEAAHLLNDALSIREKTLGKDHPAVAATLNNLAVLYGKRGKYKEAEPLCKRALEIREKVLGKDHPDVAKQLNNLALLCQNQGKYDEVEYYYCRALEIYESCLGPDDPNVAKTKNNLASCYLKQGKYKDAEVLYKEILTRAHVKEFGSVDDEHKPIWMHAEEREEMSKSKHRDSTPYAEYGGWYKACKVSSPTVNTTLRNLGALYRRQGKLEAAETLEECAVRSRRQGIDPINQTKVVEILKEGDGTERHRSLGGSVKYENATDGSEEVSMGVEWSGDGSGTLQRSSSLGKIRDVIRRSSEMLVKKLQGNGPLEPRNTSMKRAASLNYLHKSSDASFEGTQGLRAESRGLSASSMDLSSHSSLLSSN
- the KLC4 gene encoding kinesin light chain 4 isoform X2, translating into MSTMVYPREEKLDKLSQEEIISNTKLVMQGLEALKNEHNSILHSLLETIKCLKKDEEANLVHEKSNLLRKSVEMIELGLGEAQVMMALSNHLNAVESEKQKLRAQVRRLCQENQWLRDELANTQQKLQRSEQTVAQLEEEKKHLEFMNQLKKYDEDVSPSEEKEGDSTKDSLDDLFPNEEEEHGPGLPHQHSSAVAAAQQGGYEIPARLRTLHNLVIQYASQGRYEVAVPLCKQALEDLEKTSGHDHPDVATMLNILALVYRDQNKYKEAAHLLNDALSIREKTLGKDHPAVAATLNNLAVLYGKRGKYKEAEPLCKRALEIREKVLGKDHPDVAKQLNNLALLCQNQGKYDEVEYYYCRALEIYESCLGPDDPNVAKTKNNLASCYLKQGKYKDAEVLYKEILTRAHVKEFGSVDDEHKPIWMHAEEREEMSKSKHRDSTPYAEYGGWYKACKVSSPTVNTTLRNLGALYRRQGKLEAAETLEECAVRSRRQGIDPINQTKVVEILKEGDGTERHRSLGGSVKYENATDGSEEDGSGTLQRSSSLGKIRDVIRRSSEMLVKKLQGNGPLEPRNTSMKRAASLNYLHKSSDASFEGTQGLRAESRGLSASSMDLSSHSSLLSSN
- the KLC4 gene encoding kinesin light chain 4 isoform X3 — encoded protein: MSTMVYPREEKLDKLSQEEIISNTKLVMQGLEALKNEHNSILHSLLETIKCLKKDEEANLVHEKSNLLRKSVEMIELGLGEAQVMMALSNHLNAVESEKQKLRAQVRRLCQENQWLRDELANTQQKLQRSEQTVAQLEEEKKHLEFMNQLKKYDEDVSPSEEKEGDSTKDSLDDLFPNEEEEHGPGLPHQHSSAVAAAQQGGYEIPARLRTLHNLVIQYASQGRYEVAVPLCKQALEDLEKTSGHDHPDVATMLNILALVYRDQNKYKEAAHLLNDALSIREKTLGKDHPAVAATLNNLAVLYGKRGKYKEAEPLCKRALEIREKVLGKDHPDVAKQLNNLALLCQNQGKYDEVEYYYCRALEIYESCLGPDDPNVAKTKNNLASCYLKQGKYKDAEVLYKEILTRAHVKEFGSVDDEHKPIWMHAEEREEMSKSKHRDSTPYAEYGGWYKACKVSSPTVNTTLRNLGALYRRQGKLEAAETLEECAVRSRRQGIDPINQTKVVEILKEGDGTERHRSLGGSVKYENATDGSEEA